A region of Nakaseomyces glabratus chromosome M, complete sequence DNA encodes the following proteins:
- the NNT1 gene encoding S-adenosylmethionine-dependent methyltransferase (CAGL0M09801g~Ortholog(s) have N-terminal protein N-methyltransferase activity, protein-lysine N-methyltransferase activity and role in N-terminal peptidyl-glycine methylation, chromatin silencing at rDNA, peptidyl-lysine dimethylation): protein MSDTESLNDALGLFDEPEDFRPEKPKEHYANYERIDVPDISKSKITNLKLQLVGSSPLWGHLLWNAGIYTARHLDKYPELVSNKNVLELGAASALPSLVAGLIGAKRAVVTDYPDADLMANIQYNVNTIIPDELKENVRVEGYIWGNEYDPLTIHLDGDKKFDLIILSDLVFNHNQHDKLLQTTKDLLATNGKALVVFSPHRPHLLEADLQFFETCKEYGLTPEKIEMVNWKPMFEEDEETAEVRSRVYAYYMTHA, encoded by the coding sequence ATGTCTGATACTGAGTCCTTAAATGATGCCCTAGGCTTATTTGATGAACCTGAAGACTTTAGACCCGAGAAACCAAAAGAACATTATGCAAACTACGAAAGGATAGATGTCCCTGACATCTCAAAAAGCAAAATTACAAACTTGAAACTGCAATTGGTTGGTTCTTCACCTTTATGGGGCCATTTACTATGGAATGCCGGTATATATACTGCAAGACATTTGGACAAATACCCAGAATTGGTGTCTAACAAAAACGTTCTTGAACTTGGAGCAGCATCAGCTCTACCATCACTGGTAGCTGGACTAATAGGTGCTAAGAGAGCAGTGGTAACAGATTATCCTGATGCCGACCTAATGGCAAATATACAATACAACGTCAACACCATAATTCCTGATGAATTAAAGGAAAACGTTAGAGTTGAAGGTTATATATGGGGTAATGAATATGATCCATTAACAATTCATTTGGATGGTGACAAGAAATTTGATCTTATTATACTGAGTGATTTAGTCTTTAATCACAATCAACATGATAAACTACTACAAACAACCAAAGATTTATTAGCAACCAATGGTAAGGCGTTGGTTGTATTTTCACCACACAGACCTCACTTACTCGAAGCTGATTTACAATTCTTCGAAACTTGTAAAGAATATGGATTGACTCCCGAAAAGATTGAGATGGTCAACTGGAAACCCATgtttgaagaagacgaagaaACCGCCGAAGTCAGATCTCGAGTATATGCATATTATATGACTCACGCTTAA
- the CTS1 gene encoding chitinase (CAGL0M09779g~Putative endochitinase with a predicted role in cell separation) codes for MIQILLPLLFILSTVFAFDINSKTNVAVYWGQNSAGSQKSLASYCQNTEADIFLLSFMNSFPAIGLNFADACTTTFPDGLLQCSQIAEDIKTCQSLGKKVLLSMGGASGAYGFADDAQAEAFATTLWNTFGEGSDISVERPFGQSIVDGFDFDIENNNGKGYAALVSKLRQLFSNGSKQYYISAAPQCPYPDASVGDLLANADVDFAFIQFYNNYCNVEAQFNWDDWKNFAINTSPNKNIKLYLGLPGAPSAAGSGYISNLDNLSKVIKEISSLANFGGISLWDASQATSNVIDGADYLSQMKNILKSAAGSTETPTTSSSYSMPSNLITNTGEQSSSVLVSSVERTTTTLEPTSIISSSSFSDSAPTPTNSHITTTLQPNTNTPPAAAQDSSANVQVSVTPSTTTTTPDSPSNHLNDVSPTPSTPAPSSPANPSPDTPAHTIAKQLNAQYAAGQFNGKSSCQDGELSCSADGKFAMCAHGSWVEMACAAGTTCYAYDSGNSVFTQCNYVDLKASFV; via the coding sequence ATGATTCAAATCCTTCTACCGCTCTTGTTTATTTTGAGCACTGTTTTTGCATTTGATATAAACTCAAAAACTAATGTTGCTGTCTATTGGGGTCAAAATTCTGCTGGTTCTCAGAAATCCCTTGCTAGCTATTGTCAAAATACAGAAGCAGACATTTTTCTCCTATCCTTCATGAACTCATTCCCAGCTATCGGGCTAAATTTTGCCGATGCCTGTACTACCACATTTCCAGATGGCTTGCTACAATGTTCTCAAATTGCTGAAGATATTAAGACCTGTCAATCTTTGGGTAAGAAGGTCTTATTATCAATGGGTGGTGCATCCGGTGCTTACGGTTTCGCGGATGATGCCCAGGCTGAAGCATTTGCTACTACTCTATGGAACACATTTGGTGAGGGCTCAGATATTTCAGTTGAGCGTCCATTTGGCCAATCCATTGTAGACggttttgattttgatattgagaACAATAATGGTAAAGGTTATGCCGCTCTAGTATCAAAACTAAGGCAACTGTTCAGCAATGGCTCTaaacaatattatatttctgCGGCTCCACAATGTCCATACCCAGATGCCTCAGTTGGTGATTTATTGGCTAACGCTGATGTGGATTTCGCTTTCATTCAGTTCTATAATAACTACTGCAATGTTGAGGCACAATTCAACTGGGACGACTGGAAGAATTTCGCTATCAACACTTcaccaaataaaaacattaaattGTACTTAGGTCTTCCAGGTGCACCATCTGCTGCTGGCTCAGGTTATATTTCTAACCTTGacaatttatcaaaagtaataaaagaaatatctAGTTTAGCAAATTTCGGTGGTATCTCTTTGTGGGACGCATCTCAAGCCACATCAAACGTTATCGATGGTGCTGATTATCTGTCTCAAATGAAAAACATACTTaagagtgctgctggtagCACTGAGACACCTACTACATCTTCAAGCTATTCTATGCCTTCCAATCTAATCACTAACACTGGCGAACAAAGTTCATCTGTTTTAGTTTCTTCTGTAGAGCGTACAACCACCACATTAGAGCCAACttcaattatttcttctagCAGTTTTAGTGACTCTGCGCCTACACCTACCAACTCTCATATTACCACTACGCTTCAACCAAATACTAACACACCACCTGCAGCGGCTCAAGATTCTTCAGCTAATGTTCAAGTTTCGGTAACTCCTAGTACAACCACGACTACACCTGATAGTCCATCTAATCATTTGAATGATGTTTCCCCAACCCCTTCAACTCCAGCTCCTTCATCTCCTGCTAATCCTTCTCCAGACACTCCCGCTCATACGATAGCTAAACAATTGAATGCGCAATATGCCGCCGGTCAATTCAATGGTAAATCTTCCTGTCAAGATGGTGAATTATCTTGCTCTGCAGATGGTAAATTCGCTATGTGTGCTCATGGTAGCTGGGTTGAGATGGCATGTGCCGCCGGAACAACTTGCTACGCTTATGATAGCGGAAATTCAGTCTTTACTCAGTGTAATTATGTTGATTTAAAGGCATCATTTGTTTAA
- the VIP1 gene encoding inositol polyphosphate kinase VIP1 (CAGL0M09823g~Ortholog(s) have 2 iron, 2 sulfur cluster binding, diphosphoinositol-pentakisphosphate kinase activity and inositol 1,5-bisdiphosphate 2,3,4,6-tetrakisphosphate 1-diphosphatase activity, more) has protein sequence MQEEAKSPSNGQFLNKYTKKAMESIAPILEGFTPKTSSSENMSLKLPPPMLDDKPPMYRSGSSNSHCDLSIDEGRKEGAGKTRSYSATVAAHAVAKMRQLALENPPSSDGSGNTSRNDSAVTSPANTPITELPPQSNIPSNTSSRKSSTSQAKPSLPKIGKIGVCAMDAKVLSKPMRHILNRLMEHGEFETIIFGDKVILDETIENWPTCDFLISFFSSGFPLDKAISYVKLRKPFIINDLTMQKVLWDRRLCLSILNASKVPTPRRLEISRDGGPHVDDELHEKLKMLGVEIKPVEEPNWRMVDDDTLEVGGQIMRKPFVEKPVDGEDHNIYIYYHSKNGGGGRRLFRKVGNKSSEFDPALLAPRLEGSYIYEEFMDTDNFEDVKAYTVGENFCHAETRKSPVVDGIVRRNTHGKEVRYVTELSKEEKQMASRVSKAFSQMICGFDLLRVGGKSYVIDVNGFSFVKDNQEYYDSCARILKETFIQAKKQIDIEKQTLPVIREEKKQKWVFKGLVTVIRHADRTPKQKFKHSFTSPIFISLLKGHKEEVVIRKVNDLKIVLQALRIALEEKAGNPTKIKLLANTLEKKLELPGTKIQLKPVLTQNNEVEKVQFILKWGGEPTHSARYQATELGEQMRQDFDLLNKNILQDIKIFSSSERRVLVSAQYWATALFGADEFSSDEINIRKDLLDDSNAAKDIMDKVKKKLKPLLREGKETPPQFAWPAKMPEPYLVIKRVVELMNYHKKIMDHNFETKDVSKLQERWCTSEDPGLFKERWNKLFKEFVSVEKADPSKISELYDTMKYDALHNREFLQNIFDPGELANENISNHSLVDRYPINVLARNNFKIVDSSYAAGTSSSSKTSVGSLGWVLESGKTKVNSESKSASPFDGQKYVQFRELYRLAKVLFDFICPKEYGIEDAEKLDIGLLTSLPLAKQILNDIDIMKNKEAPACVAYFTKESHIYTLLNIIYESGIPMRIASNALPEFDYLSQINFELYESTDANEVKSHSIRLKMSPGCHTQDPLEVQLDDRHYISCIPKMSLTRHLDMEYVQQKLRNKFNRVNMPSKFTPVNITSPNLTFRRESLTKTTTKRVKSGSVSASATSSPPPVPLSSNSSSTTSIDNTLGK, from the coding sequence ATGCAGGAGGAAGCCAAAAGTCCCAGCAATGGGCAGTTTTTGAACAAGTATACCAAGAAGGCAATGGAGTCAATTGCTCCTATACTGGAAGGGTTTACACCGAAGACTTCCTCAAGTGAAAATATGTCTCTGAAGTTACCTCCACCGATGCTAGATGACAAACCGCCCATGTATCGTAGTGGAAGCAGCAATTCGCACTGTGATCTAAGCATAGATGAGGGTCGCAAAGAGGGTGCTGGAAAGACAAGGAGCTACTCCGCAACTGTTGCGGCCCATGCGGTTGCTAAGATGCGTCAATTGGCGCTAGAAAATCCACCAAGTAGTGATGGCTCTGGTAACACTAGCAGGAATGACTCTGCGGTGACTTCACCAGCAAATACTCCAATTACAGAACTACCTCCTCAGTCAAATATTCCTTCAAATACTTCTTCTAGAAAGTCTTCTACTAGTCAAGCTAAACCATCGCTTCCCAAGATAGGCAAGATTGGTGTCTGTGCTATGGACGCAAAGGTGCTTTCCAAGCCAATGAGACATATTCTAAACAGATTAATGGAACACGGAGAGTTTGAAACTATTATATTTGGTGACAAAGTTATCTTAGATGAAACGATTGAAAATTGGCCAACTTGCGattttttgatatcattTTTCTCTTCAGGTTTCCCACTAGACAAGGCTATAAGCTATGTGAAGTTGAGAAAGccttttattattaacGACTTGACGATGCAAAAAGTTTTATGGGACAGGAGACTATGCTTAAGTATTTTGAATGCGTCCAAAGTTCCCACACCAAGAAGGCTTGAGATTAGTAGAGATGGTGGTCCCCATGTTGATGATGAGCTTCACGAAAAACTGAAGATGCTTGGCGTAGAAATCAAACCAGTAGAGGAACCAAATTGGCGGATGGTAGACGATGATACACTAGAAGTAGGTGGTCAAATAATGCGCAAACCATTTGTCGAGAAACCTGTGGATGGTGAGGACCACAATATCTACATCTATTATCATTCCAAGAATGGAGGTGGTGGTAGACGTCTTTTCCGTAAAGTTGGTAACAAATCTTCTGAATTTGATCCTGCACTATTAGCACCAAGATTAGAAGGCTCTTATATTTATGAAGAGTTTATGGATACtgataattttgaagatgtCAAAGCCTATACGGTCGGTGAGAATTTCTGCCATGCTGAAACGAGAAAGTCACCTGTTGTAGATGGTATTGTTAGAAGAAACACTCATGGTAAAGAAGTCAGATACGTTACTGAGCTAAGCAAAGAGGAAAAACAGATGGCTAGTCGAGTATCAAAAGCTTTTTCACAAATGATTTGTGGATTTGATCTACTACGTGTTGGCGGTAAAAGTTATGTTATCGATGTCAAtggcttttcttttgtcaAGGATAACCAAGAATATTATGACTCTTGCGCCAGAATATTAAAAGAAACATTTATTCAGGCTAAAAAGCAAATAGATATCGAGAAGCAAACATTGCCTGTAATTcgtgaagaaaagaaacaaaaatggGTTTTCAAAGGCCTTGTTACAGTAATAAGACATGCTGATAGAACCCCAAAACAAAAGTTCAAGCATTCTTTCACCTCGCCAATCTTTATCTCTCTACTAAAGGGCcataaagaagaagttgtcATAAGAAAGGTTaatgatttgaaaattgtTTTGCAAGCATTAAGGATTGcattagaagaaaaagcGGGAAATCCTACTAAGATTAAATTGTTGGCTAATactcttgaaaaaaaactcGAATTACCAGGTACAAAAATTCAGCTTAAACCAGTTTTAACTCAGAACAATGAGGTTGAAAAAGTCCAATTTATTCTAAAGTGGGGTGGTGAACCAACTCACTCTGCTCGCTATCAGGCTACTGAATTAGGTGAACAGATGAGACAGGACTTTGACCTTTTGaataagaatattttgcaggatatcaaaatcttttcttcatcagaaaGAAGAGTTCTTGTGTCTGCTCAATATTGGGCTACTGCCTTGTTTGGTGCAGATGAATTCAGTAGCGATGAAATCAATATAAGAAAAGACCTTCTTGATGACAGTAATGCAGCAAAAGACATCATGGATaaagtgaagaagaagttaaaACCATTACTAAGAGAAGGTAAAGAAACTCCACCTCAATTTGCATGGCCTGCAAAAATGCCAGAGCCTTATTTAGTTATTAAGCGTGTTGTGGAATTAATGAATTACCATAAAAAAATCATGGATCataattttgaaacaaaagatgTAAGCAAGTTACAAGAAAGATGGTGTACCTCTGAAGATCCTGGTCTTTTTAAAGAGAGATGGAATAAACTTTTCAAGGAATTTGTTTCAGTGGAGAAAGCAGATCCATCTAAAATATCTGAACTTTATGATACAATGAAATATGATGCTTTACACAACAGAGAGTTTTTAcagaatatttttgatcCAGGCGAGTTagcaaatgaaaatatctCTAATCATTCTTTGGTTGATCGCTATCCAATTAATGTATTGGCTCGGAACAATTTTAAAATCGTCGACTCAAGCTATGCGGCTGGTACCTCTAGTTCGAGTAAAACGAGTGTTGGATCATTGGGCTGGGTTTTGGAAAGTGGTAAGACTAAAGTTAACTCAGAATCAAAATCTGCGTCTCCTTTTGATGGCCAGAAATACGTTCAATTCAGAGAACTATATAGACTCGCCAAAGTActatttgattttatttgcCCTAAAGAATATGGTATAGAGGATGCTGAAAAACTGGACATTGGCTTATTAACATCATTACCGTTAGCGAAGCAAATACtaaatgatattgatattatgaagaacaaagaagCCCCTGCATGTGTTGCATACTTCACAAAGGAATCCCATATCTACACTCtattgaatattatttatgaaTCAGGTATTCCAATGAGAATTGCAAGTAACGCGTTACCAGAGTTCGATTACCTTTCACAGATCAACTTTGAACTATACGAAAGTACAGATGCTAATGAGGTGAAGTCACACTCTATAAGATTGAAGATGTCTCCAGGTTGCCACACTCAGGACCCACTGGAAGTTCAACTGGACGATAGACACTACATAAGCTGCATCCCTAAGATGTCACTAACCAGACATTTGGATATGGAATATGTGCAGCAGAAGCTCAGAAACAAATTTAATAGAGTCAACATGCCATCTAAATTCACACCTGTCAATATAACCAGTCCTAATTTAACGTTCAGAAGAGAAAGTCTCACAAagacaacaacaaaacGCGTTAAGAGTGGCTCAGTATCTGCCTCTGCTActtcatcaccaccaccagtaccattatcatcaaattcttcatctaCCACATCAATCGATAATACTTTGGGAAAGTGA